tgctcgtttgtgcattcgggtgctcggtcgtgcatcattgtcgagtgcacttgcaccattttatggggcttacttagtgatggtccagatgcccggttgtagagtatttattactaatttattaaattcagtggagaacgattcatgaaactgagtaatgaaggtgagtagttatttattatcaattcatatgatcagtcgtggattcgaccatgaattcagaataataaaatgagcattaccatttcatgggatcgtggattcgaccacaaaatcggagtaataaaattacctaataccattccatgagatcagccgtggattcgatcatgaaatcggagtaataaaataagataattatctattacCTTTCCATGAGAGCAAGTcgcggattcgatcatgaaatcggagtaatgagatagaatagattatcttctaggaattcagtgatgaatgtcatggtagaattaatctattgcagaagggatattagccagttaaagcgtcatacctgttctggaaggtgcatagtcaggaaacaacgagtgttgccgatgtCCTGAGGGCCTTAATGCTCTCAAACTTACGAAAAatcgcctggatctatacacggtctctctacatagtcagggaacaatgagtgtcacctacgtcctgaaggcattaatgctctcaatcttacggagaaccgcccaatcattcttctatgtagaggggggtctctctcatgtagtcaggaaacatcgagtatcaccgacgtcctgaaggcgttaatgctctcaatattacgtagaaccgcccaattatgttattgtacatagagggcatgatgaaatgcgggacatcgaacactcagctagtggaggcctttcgagaaacatgttcatcatggctcgtaaaatatgaatcgtcacatacctgaaagccgtgtcagaaacatgcggtatcatgattttacgattttgatctttgttgaaaatccaccatctaccgCTGTAAATGTCAGTCACGGTTTTCGTGACTTTTTCTTAGTCAACTGTCAAGGATCATACGTTTCTCAGCCCACCCACTAAAAATACTTCACATAACAAAACACTTGAGCCCAAATCCAACGGACCGATACACACCGAAGTTACGGGAAGGAATAGGTAAAGCTAAAAACCTGAGAGGGCAAAAAAATTTATATTCATTCTCCTCCTGAATCTAATCTCGAGAGCAAAAGAGAGCGAGAAACAATGGCGTCGACACTATTGAAAACCTTCCTGGATCCAAAGAAGAACTGGTTAGCTGGTGTTCACAAGAAAGCCATAGCCAATCGTCTCACTCACTACGGTTAGTTTATTTCTTTTCTTAATCTGATAtcattttggtttgatttttttttttaggtttttttttttgtttattagggtttgtaaaatttTGATTTAATCGATGTATTTTTTTTAGGTCTTCGATATGACGATCTATATGATCCGTTGATGGATTTGGATATTAAAGAAGCATTAAACCGTCTACCTGTTGAAGTCGTTGATGCAAGGAATCAACGTCTTAAACGTGCTATGGATCTGTCTATGAAACATGAGTACCTTTCTCCAGAATTGCAGGttcttttttcatttcttaaatCTCAATTTCTGTTCGTTTTTTTTAATTTCCTTTTTAGTGAATGAATTGAATGTAATTTTGGGTTTGAAGAAGATCTATTTAGTTTCTGCTGTATATATGCATAGACCTTCACTTAGATGTCACCTCCATTTCCGTGTAAGAAGCTCGTGTTAGATTTCAATTACTGAGTGAAAATTTTATGAGGATGTCATGTAGTATCTTTGTTTTGGATGTGCACAAACACTATCCAGTTTCCCGGACCTTCAAAATATGTTCGTCTTGATAAGGATGTTGTGCGAGGTTTAGATTTTAGATTGAGAATTATAAGAGGAATTTTTGGAATTATTGTATTGAATGAGCCTGCTTCTGTAATTCATTCCTTTGAAAATTGTAAGAAGCTCATTTTCAATTGATGAACTATCATGGGTGAatgtaaatttacgaggatgtgCCAGTTATAATTGTTTTGAATATAGACATTATATAGTTTCTTGGACCTGTAAAGTACGTGTATTTTGAGTGTGCATACACTATCCTAGATACCTGGACATTTAAAGTATATCTTGATGAGGGTGATGTGAAGTTTAGGCTTTAGATTGAAGATTGAAAGAGGAATGAGTCTGCTTCTTTGATTTATGCCTTTGGATCTTGAAATTTTATGCAGTATAGGATGATGTTGTAAATTACTGAACATTCAAATAATAGATTAAgtgtttaactttttttttacaGTTGGtaacttgttttattattttttgtatcccAAAAATATGTGTGTTCTTGTAAACCAACTATTTGTCTCATGAATATCATTAGTTAGAAAGCGTTTCACATATTCAAGAAAACAGTGTTTCCCCATACTGCTTAGAATCATTGTTTTCTCATAGTATTAGGAATCAatgtcttgtataggttgtgggATGATAATTATTTAAACTATTTAGTGGAAAGTGTACCTATTCACAGTCGGTTTTGTAGGTTGTTATTTGGTTGTCTTTGTTTAACATAGGTTGTTATTTGGTTGTCTTTGTTTTACATAGTCCTTCATTCGATAGTCGGTATATTCGGAGCTCAGTTTTTATTAGTACTGTCTAGGATGTATTATTTCACGTTTGAGGTTATAGTTCAGATTTGGAAAAGAGAAACACATTGTGTAATATTTATCTATGTTATGAAGATCATCCATTTGCTTTATGGTTGTTGTTCAAATACAAGGTGGGAGACACTGAACAAAGGACTCTCAAAGTGTTATTATGTAAATTTGCTGCatatgattgtttttttttttttttttgcaacttcCATATGAAATTAATTTGTTTAGGGAACCGAGTGGAACTAATTTGCTTTCTTATTTGTGCAGAAAATGCAGACACCATTCAGGACCTATCTAAGTGATATGTTGGCCCTGGTAATTTTGTTTGACCATTCTTTTGCTTAAATTTTTTATTCCGATGCGTTTTATTGTCGTTCTTTTTGGTACACTTTCTCATCTTGTGCTCTCCAAGTTCACCTTTGAGCCCATCATTTGTAAAACTTGAATCCAAGGTCTTGTACTCGGAAAAGCATTTTTTAAATTGTTTGTTTATGCCTTTGCAGGTAAAGAGGGAGAATGCAGAGCGCGAGGCACTTGGAGCTTTACCTCTCTACCAGAGACAAATCCCGTAAttgaggattagttttcttttgttgctCTTGTCGAACAGTGTTATTAATAATGTGGCTACAATGTTTGAGAGGCGTCAATTTAtactgttcttctttgttatttgGTTCCATATTTTTACAGCAATCCTGTAAACTTTTTATCAGATCTGCCTCCTGTTTTGAGAAGTGGGTGAAGTGTTGGTAATGGCAACGTGTCTCCTCTATAAAAAAATTAGCTTATTTTGTGAATTTTGAAATCCTACTGAGAAGGAAAGTTTTATAagtatcatttatttattttatgtaaTTATGAAATGCCTGCATAAAAACACATTCAAGTAACTTAGTGAAGCAAAGACTACATGCTAAAAGGTATGCAGTGAGGCCAATGTTTTAGGTCATGTGCGCTTGGTAATGATTTAAGACTTGTCCTTGATCTAAATTTCATTGTGAGGAGACTCGAAACAAGTCGGTGGATAGCTTGGTAGGttttgtattttaataatttggtTGTAATCTTTCACATAGCTTAACACTGTCATTTAAGTCGCAGCTTGAGTTGTCGTAACTTGAGTTACAGGAGTACTCAAAATATTTTtggtttgttgttgttttggatggacaaaaagaaaaacaaggacTAAATGACCACAGAGATCCGGTTAAGAAAAGACGAGATTTTGGGAGTTGttaccattgttggatataatgcTCAATACTCGAATAGCATACTTAGCGAGTTTATGAGCCATGGAATTGGCATTATTGAGTTGAATGTAGTTGGACTTCATACTTGAGAGAGTTGAGCTAATAAGTAATAACTCTGCCCCTTTTCAATAGACCTTGAAATCCTCCTGGGGATTGTCGAGTGATGACTATAGAGATTGTTAGTAATTCTCTGAATGTCACCTTCTACAATAACTTGGTTGCATCTTTCTGAGAAGCCAACTGAAAAGCAAGTTTATGAGCCATGGAAATTGGCATCATTACGCTGAATATATTTGAACTCCATACTGGAGTGCTGGGCTAG
This DNA window, taken from Papaver somniferum cultivar HN1 chromosome 3, ASM357369v1, whole genome shotgun sequence, encodes the following:
- the LOC113355675 gene encoding cytochrome b-c1 complex subunit 7-2-like, producing the protein MASTLLKTFLDPKKNWLAGVHKKAIANRLTHYGLRYDDLYDPLMDLDIKEALNRLPVEVVDARNQRLKRAMDLSMKHEYLSPELQKMQTPFRTYLSDMLALVKRENAEREALGALPLYQRQIP